The Faecalibacter sp. LW9 genome has a segment encoding these proteins:
- a CDS encoding zinc metalloprotease gives MEKIVILLSAVMMFTACSEDDKAEQLQMEDPTTEVANKRGCATDEVFQAQLAADPALAARMEMIEQQAQEFDLSEARLVNGEIVIPVVVNVLYKTNAENISVAQIQSQIDVLNKDFNAANSDFANVPSVFAGVKANVGIRFELDQVRRKYVNKTSWGTADQMKKSAGLTPLEPTKKLNLWVCTIGGGILGYAQFPGGSSATDGVVIDSKYLGTTGTATYPFNLGRTATHEVGHWMNLRHIWGDTNCGTDYVADTPTHNTANYGVPTFPHYSTCSGTPIEMTMNYMDYSDDRGLYMFTNGQKARMLSLFSPGGARYSFAQ, from the coding sequence ATAGAGAAAATTGTAATATTACTGTCTGCAGTAATGATGTTCACAGCTTGTTCGGAAGATGATAAAGCAGAACAACTCCAAATGGAAGATCCAACCACTGAAGTTGCCAACAAAAGAGGTTGTGCAACGGATGAGGTTTTTCAAGCGCAATTAGCTGCTGATCCTGCTTTGGCTGCTCGAATGGAAATGATTGAACAACAAGCACAAGAGTTTGATCTTTCTGAAGCCCGTTTAGTGAATGGTGAAATTGTGATTCCAGTGGTAGTCAATGTTTTATATAAAACGAATGCAGAAAATATTTCTGTGGCTCAAATTCAATCCCAAATCGATGTATTAAACAAAGATTTTAATGCAGCAAATTCAGATTTTGCCAATGTGCCATCAGTGTTTGCTGGAGTAAAAGCCAATGTTGGAATTCGATTTGAATTGGATCAAGTGCGTCGCAAATACGTGAATAAAACGTCTTGGGGAACGGCAGATCAAATGAAAAAATCGGCAGGTTTAACGCCTTTAGAACCGACAAAAAAATTAAACCTTTGGGTATGTACAATCGGAGGTGGAATTCTAGGATATGCCCAATTTCCAGGAGGATCTTCTGCAACGGATGGAGTAGTTATTGATTCAAAATATTTAGGAACAACAGGTACAGCAACTTATCCATTTAACTTAGGGCGTACAGCCACGCATGAAGTTGGACATTGGATGAATTTAAGACACATTTGGGGAGATACCAATTGTGGGACAGATTATGTAGCGGATACGCCAACTCATAATACTGCGAATTATGGAGTACCGACTTTCCCTCATTACAGTACGTGTTCAGGTACACCTATCGAAATGACCATGAATTACATGGATTATAGTGATGATAGAGGTTTGTATATGTTTACCAATGGTCAAAAAGCAAGAATGTTATCTTTATTCAGCCCAGGAGGGGCGAGATATTCATTTGCACAATAA
- a CDS encoding MBL fold metallo-hydrolase: MTTFEHLKKGIETIGFRVEDIQHVFLTHIHFDHAGAAWKFAEHGAKIYVHPIGLPHLHQPEKLWNSAAQIYGEDMDRLWGEMKSIPYDQLISAEDGNAFDFNEFQIKVIDTPGHAIHHNAYQIDDIIFTGDVAGVKIEDGPIVPPCPPPDINLKVWKNSIKKLKSLRPTALYLTHYGRQEQPDKVLDELEIMLDDWANYIKPHFDQQTPVEAIIPEFMAYTQDQLRSKGVREELIKTYEYANPSWMSVNGLLRYWKLKEQGRI, translated from the coding sequence ATGACAACATTTGAACATCTTAAAAAAGGAATTGAAACCATCGGCTTTCGAGTCGAAGACATTCAACACGTGTTTTTAACGCATATCCATTTTGATCATGCGGGAGCCGCTTGGAAATTCGCCGAACATGGAGCGAAAATTTATGTTCATCCCATAGGTCTCCCTCATTTGCATCAACCGGAAAAATTATGGAATTCCGCAGCCCAAATTTATGGAGAAGATATGGATCGCTTATGGGGTGAAATGAAATCCATCCCCTATGATCAATTAATCTCGGCTGAAGATGGAAATGCTTTTGATTTTAATGAGTTTCAAATTAAGGTAATAGATACACCTGGACACGCCATTCATCATAATGCATATCAAATCGATGATATAATTTTTACAGGCGATGTCGCAGGGGTTAAAATAGAGGATGGACCAATTGTGCCACCGTGCCCACCACCAGACATTAATCTGAAGGTGTGGAAAAATTCGATCAAGAAATTGAAAAGCCTACGACCTACAGCGTTGTACTTAACCCATTATGGGAGACAAGAACAGCCAGATAAGGTATTAGATGAATTAGAAATCATGTTAGATGATTGGGCAAATTACATTAAACCTCATTTCGATCAGCAAACTCCAGTAGAAGCAATTATACCAGAATTTATGGCGTATACACAAGATCAACTTCGTTCGAAAGGTGTTCGTGAAGAATTAATCAAAACCTACGAGTATGCCAATCCAAGTTGGATGTCAGTCAATGGTCTTTTACGATATTGGAAATTAAAAGAACAAGGCCGAATTTAA
- a CDS encoding GH12 family glycosyl hydrolase domain-containing protein — protein MMKFLIVLCFSWISWAQAQSVEKHHSGDTIQWKNYILNNNQWGQFKIKKGTYSQTIFTSDSIVGWRWTVPQKSYGVLGYPMLSLGVSPWGDLSQLPAPNFYKNLKNLQEFEVEYDTDLLTTKGKYNLAFDFWLHDQPKVGFESITAEIMIWEDYQKFKPFGKKKGILFTSDGNYEIYIGDLYKKELQKGWKYIAFVRQQKRTKGKLNLMPFIHYILKQPDITKAIYLSSFEFGTEVLNASGQLKLFNYDVKIQ, from the coding sequence ATGATGAAATTTTTAATCGTACTTTGTTTCAGTTGGATCTCATGGGCTCAAGCACAATCTGTCGAAAAGCATCACAGCGGTGATACGATTCAATGGAAAAATTATATTTTAAATAATAATCAATGGGGACAATTTAAAATAAAAAAAGGAACGTATTCCCAAACTATATTCACCTCTGATTCCATCGTTGGTTGGCGTTGGACTGTTCCTCAAAAATCTTACGGTGTTTTAGGATATCCGATGTTATCGCTCGGTGTCAGTCCGTGGGGAGATCTTTCCCAATTGCCGGCACCTAATTTTTATAAGAATCTTAAAAACCTTCAAGAATTTGAAGTAGAATATGATACGGATCTCCTAACAACAAAAGGTAAATATAATCTAGCCTTTGATTTTTGGCTACATGATCAACCGAAGGTCGGATTTGAATCAATTACAGCTGAAATTATGATTTGGGAAGATTATCAAAAATTTAAACCCTTTGGGAAGAAAAAAGGTATTCTTTTTACTTCCGATGGAAATTACGAAATTTATATTGGCGATTTGTATAAGAAAGAATTGCAAAAAGGTTGGAAATACATTGCATTTGTGCGGCAACAAAAACGTACCAAGGGAAAATTAAATCTAATGCCTTTTATACATTATATCCTCAAACAGCCAGATATAACTAAGGCGATTTATCTTTCCTCTTTTGAGTTTGGCACAGAAGTTTTAAATGCATCAGGTCAACTTAAATTGTTCAACTACGATGTTAAAATTCAATAA
- a CDS encoding nitronate monooxygenase, producing MDTNITKIFAIKYPIIQGGMIWNSGWRLASAVSNAGGLGLIGAGSMYPDVLKEHIIKCKQATNKPFGVNVPMLYPNLEEIMEIIISEGVQTVFTSAGNPKTWTETLQKEGITVAHVVSSTKFAQKCVDAGVDAVVAEGFEAGGHNGRDETTTLCLIPNVRQHIDIPLIAAGGIATGAQMLSAMALGADGVQIGSRFAATQESSACDAFKQEIVKAQEGDTQLTLKELAPVRLIKNQFYHEVQEMYQNGTTPEALKELLGRGRSKKGMFEGDLDQGELEIGQVSALIQSIPTVQEVFDELIVDFNRAKERISRL from the coding sequence ATGGACACGAATATAACAAAAATATTTGCAATAAAATATCCGATTATTCAAGGTGGAATGATTTGGAATAGTGGTTGGCGTTTAGCCTCTGCAGTCAGTAATGCGGGAGGGTTAGGTTTAATTGGTGCCGGAAGCATGTATCCCGATGTTCTTAAAGAACACATTATCAAGTGCAAACAAGCAACTAACAAACCTTTTGGTGTTAATGTTCCCATGTTATATCCTAACCTTGAAGAAATTATGGAGATTATTATTTCAGAAGGGGTACAAACAGTCTTTACTTCAGCGGGTAATCCAAAAACATGGACAGAGACTCTGCAAAAAGAAGGAATTACAGTAGCTCATGTGGTGAGTAGTACAAAATTTGCACAAAAATGTGTTGATGCTGGAGTTGATGCTGTAGTGGCAGAAGGATTTGAAGCAGGTGGACATAATGGCAGAGACGAAACGACTACCCTATGTCTTATTCCAAATGTACGCCAACACATCGACATCCCTTTAATTGCAGCCGGAGGAATCGCGACAGGTGCACAGATGCTGTCAGCTATGGCATTAGGTGCTGATGGGGTTCAGATAGGATCTCGTTTCGCGGCTACTCAAGAATCATCTGCTTGTGATGCATTTAAGCAAGAAATTGTAAAGGCACAGGAAGGTGATACTCAACTTACGTTAAAAGAGTTAGCGCCGGTACGTTTAATCAAGAATCAATTCTATCATGAAGTTCAAGAAATGTATCAAAATGGAACGACACCTGAAGCTTTAAAAGAACTTTTGGGACGTGGACGATCAAAGAAAGGTATGTTTGAAGGCGATTTGGATCAAGGTGAATTAGAAATTGGACAAGTATCCGCTTTAATCCAATCGATTCCTACTGTACAAGAAGTATTTGATGAATTAATTGTTGATTTTAACCGTGCAAAAGAACGAATTTCAAGATTATAA
- a CDS encoding DUF2795 domain-containing protein produces MYWTLELASYLSDAPWPATKDELIDYAIRTGAPLEVVENLQSIEDEGDSYESIEEIWADYPTDDDFLWNEDEY; encoded by the coding sequence ATGTATTGGACTTTAGAATTGGCATCTTACTTAAGTGATGCACCATGGCCAGCGACAAAAGATGAATTAATTGATTATGCAATTCGTACGGGAGCTCCTTTAGAAGTAGTAGAAAACTTACAATCTATTGAAGACGAAGGGGATTCTTACGAAAGTATCGAAGAAATCTGGGCTGACTATCCAACGGATGATGATTTCCTTTGGAACGAAGACGAATATTAA
- the secA gene encoding preprotein translocase subunit SecA: MNIINKILQGFLGNKNEKDVKELRKYVDLANSFGPSLEALTIDELRGRTLHFKKQLKDATVDFTAQIDELKQKVEATEDFTEKEQIYAQIDKINKEAYQVEEKILTEILPEAFAVLRETGRRFTNNEQLEVTAWDYDKELAQQGVDYVTLKDENTAIWYNEWDAAGRKVKWDMAHYDVQFIGGAALHLGKIAEMQTGEGKTLVATLPIYLNALTGRGVHLVTVNDYLAKRDMAWMRPIFNFHGLTVDCIDNHQPNSPGRRNAYACDIVYGTNNEFGFDYLRDNMANEPSALVQRELNFAIVDEVDSVLIDDARTPLIISGPVPQGDRHEFDVLKPKIDTLYHIQREMLGKTLNEAKALFKAGDLKEGGFKLYQVYRGLPKYKPLIKFLSQDGVRAQLQKTEGYFIQDNNREMPKVDQHLYFTIDEKSNQSDLTDKGIEYLSKGMEDENFFILPDVSTNIAAIENSGKPIEEIAQMKEDFFRDFSIKSERIHTMSQLLKAYTLFEKDNEYVVVDGEVKIVDESTGRIMDGRRYSDGLHQAIEAKENVKIEAATQTFATVTLQNYFRMYNKLGGMTGTAETEAGEFWEIYKLDVVSIPTNRPILRQDKNDVVFKTNREKYKAVIEEIEKLSQVDKRPVLVGTTNVEVSELLSKALKLRGIPHNVLNAKLHKKEADIVTEAGRPGAVTIATNMAGRGTDIKLTKEVKDLGGLAIIGTERHDSRRVDRQLRGRAGRQGDPGSSQFFISLEDSLMRLFGSERIAKLMDRMGHKDGEVIEHSMITKSIERAQKKVEENNFGVRKRLLEYDDVMNKQREVIYKRRHNALFGDRLEVDIANMIFDVSAAIVKENKEFDDFKQFELDLIKYFTMGTPVDEATFKSTSAKELVNIVNAAALADYKARMEYVAETAFPVIAGVYENQGHMFSRIQVPFTDGIRQMTVVCDLKEAYESKGKTIVKDFEKSIVLSLIDDNWKEHLRDVDDLRRTSQNAVYEQKDPLIVYKQESFMIFQRMLDTVNKEIISFLFKGELPNAKKSEEQAEEQQA; the protein is encoded by the coding sequence ATGAATATTATAAATAAAATTTTACAAGGTTTCTTAGGGAATAAAAACGAGAAAGATGTAAAAGAATTACGTAAATACGTAGATTTAGCCAATAGTTTTGGTCCATCTTTAGAGGCCTTAACAATTGATGAATTAAGAGGTAGAACACTACATTTTAAAAAACAATTAAAAGATGCTACTGTTGATTTTACTGCTCAAATTGATGAGTTAAAACAAAAAGTAGAAGCAACAGAAGATTTTACAGAAAAAGAGCAAATCTATGCTCAAATTGATAAAATCAATAAAGAAGCTTATCAAGTCGAAGAAAAAATCTTAACAGAAATTCTTCCGGAAGCTTTTGCTGTTTTACGTGAAACGGGGCGTCGTTTTACAAACAACGAACAGTTAGAAGTTACGGCTTGGGATTATGATAAAGAATTAGCACAGCAAGGAGTAGATTATGTCACATTAAAAGACGAAAATACAGCCATTTGGTACAACGAATGGGATGCTGCTGGTCGTAAAGTGAAATGGGACATGGCACACTATGACGTTCAATTCATTGGTGGTGCTGCATTACACTTAGGTAAAATTGCAGAGATGCAAACCGGGGAAGGGAAAACATTAGTGGCTACTTTACCAATTTACTTAAATGCCTTAACTGGACGTGGAGTTCACTTAGTAACGGTGAATGATTATTTAGCGAAACGTGATATGGCATGGATGCGTCCAATCTTTAACTTCCACGGACTAACAGTGGATTGTATTGATAATCACCAACCAAACTCTCCAGGACGTCGTAACGCCTATGCATGTGATATCGTTTATGGAACAAACAACGAATTTGGTTTCGATTATTTACGTGATAATATGGCGAACGAGCCAAGTGCATTAGTTCAACGTGAGTTAAACTTTGCCATTGTCGATGAGGTCGATTCAGTATTAATCGATGATGCTCGTACACCATTAATTATTTCTGGTCCTGTACCTCAAGGTGATCGTCACGAATTTGATGTATTAAAGCCAAAAATTGATACTTTATACCACATCCAACGTGAAATGTTAGGGAAAACATTGAATGAGGCTAAAGCTTTATTCAAAGCTGGAGATTTAAAAGAAGGTGGTTTTAAATTGTACCAAGTATACCGTGGTTTACCAAAGTATAAACCTTTAATTAAATTCTTATCGCAAGACGGTGTTCGTGCTCAATTACAAAAAACAGAAGGATACTTCATTCAAGATAATAATCGTGAAATGCCTAAAGTGGATCAACACTTATATTTCACAATCGATGAAAAATCAAATCAATCTGATTTAACTGATAAAGGAATTGAGTATTTATCGAAAGGTATGGAAGATGAAAACTTCTTCATCTTACCAGATGTTTCGACAAATATTGCTGCAATTGAAAACTCAGGGAAACCAATTGAGGAAATTGCGCAAATGAAAGAGGATTTCTTCCGTGATTTCTCTATTAAATCAGAACGTATCCATACAATGTCTCAATTGTTAAAAGCCTATACATTATTCGAAAAAGATAATGAATATGTAGTGGTGGACGGTGAAGTAAAAATTGTGGACGAGTCGACAGGTCGTATTATGGATGGTCGTCGTTATTCGGATGGATTACACCAAGCCATCGAAGCCAAAGAGAACGTAAAAATTGAAGCAGCTACTCAAACTTTCGCAACGGTTACATTACAGAATTATTTCCGTATGTACAACAAGTTAGGAGGGATGACTGGTACTGCCGAAACGGAAGCAGGTGAATTCTGGGAAATCTATAAATTAGATGTTGTATCTATTCCTACTAACCGTCCAATTTTACGTCAAGATAAAAACGATGTAGTGTTTAAAACGAATCGTGAAAAATACAAAGCGGTTATTGAAGAGATTGAAAAATTGTCTCAAGTGGATAAACGTCCTGTATTGGTGGGTACAACGAATGTTGAAGTTTCCGAATTATTATCGAAAGCTTTAAAATTGAGAGGTATTCCGCATAATGTCTTAAATGCCAAATTACATAAGAAAGAAGCAGATATCGTAACAGAGGCTGGTCGTCCTGGTGCAGTAACAATTGCAACGAATATGGCAGGTCGTGGTACCGATATTAAATTAACTAAAGAAGTAAAAGATCTAGGAGGTTTAGCTATTATTGGTACTGAACGCCATGATTCACGTCGTGTTGACCGTCAGTTACGTGGTCGTGCGGGTCGCCAAGGTGATCCAGGTTCTTCTCAATTCTTTATCTCATTAGAAGACTCGTTAATGCGTTTATTCGGTTCTGAACGAATTGCAAAATTAATGGACCGTATGGGACATAAAGATGGGGAAGTAATTGAACACTCTATGATTACGAAATCAATCGAACGTGCACAGAAAAAAGTAGAAGAAAACAACTTTGGGGTTCGTAAACGTCTTTTAGAGTATGATGACGTGATGAATAAACAACGTGAAGTAATCTACAAACGTCGTCACAATGCCTTATTTGGTGATCGCTTAGAAGTGGATATCGCAAATATGATTTTCGATGTTTCTGCTGCCATTGTGAAAGAAAACAAAGAGTTTGATGATTTCAAACAATTTGAATTAGATTTAATCAAATACTTTACAATGGGTACTCCTGTTGATGAAGCAACGTTCAAATCAACAAGCGCAAAAGAATTGGTAAATATTGTAAATGCAGCAGCATTAGCTGATTATAAAGCGCGTATGGAGTATGTCGCTGAAACAGCTTTCCCTGTTATTGCTGGGGTTTACGAAAACCAAGGACATATGTTCTCTCGTATCCAAGTACCATTTACAGATGGAATTCGTCAAATGACAGTTGTATGCGATTTAAAAGAAGCTTACGAATCAAAAGGAAAAACAATTGTAAAAGATTTCGAAAAATCAATTGTCTTATCTTTAATTGATGATAACTGGAAAGAACATTTACGTGATGTGGATGATTTACGTCGTACTTCTCAAAATGCGGTTTATGAGCAAAAAGATCCATTAATTGTTTATAAACAAGAATCTTTCATGATTTTCCAACGCATGTTAGATACTGTGAATAAGGAAATTATTTCATTCTTATTCAAAGGAGAATTACCAAATGCGAAAAAATCAGAAGAGCAAGCTGAAGAACAACAAGCTTAA
- a CDS encoding alpha/beta hydrolase — MDFFMKTDWKGIYLHGYQGNVTPEKKIFLEGLGEIYAPTIDYDQQPTIIFQLVEQFKNQKLDFVAGTSLGGLLIYHVAMMLEVPCLLLNPAVTALEQVKPFLPQEALKRKHSSKLMVLTGMEDEIVDPLKQIEFFENRYTSTQDFQLIQDSSLGHFVPYETFEATFHAFFKFLK, encoded by the coding sequence ATGGATTTTTTTATGAAAACAGATTGGAAAGGAATTTATTTGCATGGATATCAAGGAAATGTCACTCCTGAAAAGAAAATATTTTTAGAAGGATTAGGGGAAATTTATGCGCCTACCATAGATTATGATCAACAGCCAACCATTATTTTTCAATTGGTGGAACAGTTTAAAAATCAAAAATTAGATTTTGTGGCTGGAACAAGTCTAGGAGGTTTATTAATCTATCATGTCGCGATGATGCTGGAAGTTCCTTGTTTACTATTAAATCCTGCTGTAACAGCTTTGGAACAGGTCAAACCATTTTTACCTCAAGAAGCATTGAAGAGAAAGCATTCTTCAAAACTAATGGTTCTTACAGGGATGGAAGACGAAATTGTGGACCCTTTAAAACAAATCGAATTCTTTGAGAATAGATATACTTCAACCCAAGATTTTCAATTGATACAAGATTCAAGTTTAGGTCATTTCGTACCCTATGAAACGTTTGAAGCTACCTTTCATGCATTTTTTAAATTTTTGAAATAA
- a CDS encoding phage holin family protein — translation MFRDLKTYINQRITLAKYDIVDSTSNMLAGGIYVLILAVSLLFLILLGSIAAGFLLGNYFDNNGLGFLAVTGSYFLFLILCIVFRNKLKLMIANIAVQNAMSALINDEDDDEDDEE, via the coding sequence ATGTTCAGAGATTTAAAGACATACATTAATCAACGTATTACATTAGCAAAATATGACATTGTAGATTCTACAAGTAATATGCTTGCTGGTGGTATTTACGTTCTTATTTTAGCCGTATCCTTATTATTTTTAATTTTATTAGGTAGCATAGCTGCTGGATTCCTTTTAGGAAACTATTTTGATAATAATGGATTAGGATTTTTAGCAGTTACAGGGAGTTATTTTCTATTTTTAATTTTATGTATTGTTTTCCGCAATAAATTAAAATTAATGATTGCGAATATCGCTGTTCAAAACGCTATGAGTGCATTAATTAACGATGAAGATGATGATGAAGACGATGAAGAATAA
- a CDS encoding YtxH domain-containing protein: protein MSKLNNATKLLAGLAIGTAIGAVVGLLYAPESGADTRKKLKKEADKYKKDLDKYAGDFSEKAKKAKAELEAKLEEVKAKLAEQKDELLAKAEDVKGKAKDKAKEVKDEFQENVGV, encoded by the coding sequence ATGAGTAAATTAAATAATGCTACAAAATTATTAGCAGGATTAGCAATCGGTACAGCAATTGGAGCAGTTGTAGGGTTATTATATGCACCTGAATCTGGAGCAGATACACGTAAAAAATTAAAAAAAGAAGCTGATAAATACAAAAAAGATTTAGATAAATACGCTGGCGATTTTTCTGAGAAAGCGAAAAAAGCGAAAGCTGAATTAGAAGCTAAATTAGAAGAAGTAAAAGCAAAATTAGCTGAACAAAAAGATGAATTATTAGCAAAAGCTGAAGACGTAAAAGGAAAAGCTAAAGATAAAGCTAAAGAAGTCAAAGACGAGTTTCAAGAAAATGTAGGTGTTTAA
- a CDS encoding pyridoxal phosphate-dependent aminotransferase gives MLVLSDKSQNMPASPIRKLVPYADAAKQRGTKVYHLNIGQPDIESPQAVLEGLKNFPSNIISYTHSEGTLEYRQALAAYYNNRGIDVTEKDFIATLGGSEALLFIFGIIANPGDEVIIPEPFYANYNGFTCENDVNIVPVPSSIDNNFGLPPVEEFAKKITDKTRAILICNPGNPTGYVYSKEELEQLKEIVLEHDIYLIADEVYAEYLYTEEPFTSILSFPELKNHAIVIDSESKRFSLCGARSGAIVTRNQEFMNVAMRFAQARLSPVELSQYMATLAHQNVGTYFEDCRAEYLKRRDVLVNGLKEIPGVVVPNPKGAFYCMIQLPVDNAEKFAIWLLESFNSNGETVMLAPGAGFYSTPNSGVQEVRLAYVLKEEDLVRSVAILKEALEQYPGTIR, from the coding sequence ATGTTAGTTTTATCAGATAAATCACAAAATATGCCGGCGTCGCCAATTCGTAAGTTAGTGCCTTACGCAGATGCTGCAAAACAGAGAGGTACTAAAGTTTATCACTTAAATATTGGTCAACCCGATATCGAATCACCTCAAGCGGTTTTAGAAGGTTTGAAAAACTTTCCTTCAAACATTATTTCCTATACACATTCTGAAGGAACTTTAGAATATCGTCAAGCCTTAGCAGCTTACTATAATAATCGTGGGATTGATGTCACTGAAAAAGATTTTATTGCTACATTAGGTGGATCGGAAGCCTTATTATTCATCTTCGGTATTATTGCTAATCCAGGTGATGAAGTGATTATTCCTGAACCATTTTATGCGAATTATAATGGATTTACGTGTGAAAATGATGTGAATATTGTTCCAGTTCCTTCTTCAATTGATAATAACTTTGGTTTACCTCCTGTAGAAGAATTTGCGAAAAAAATTACAGATAAAACACGTGCGATCTTAATTTGTAACCCTGGTAACCCTACGGGTTATGTGTATTCGAAAGAAGAATTAGAACAATTAAAGGAAATTGTTTTAGAACACGATATTTATTTAATTGCAGATGAAGTATATGCCGAGTATTTATACACGGAAGAACCTTTTACATCAATTTTAAGTTTTCCTGAATTAAAAAATCATGCGATTGTAATTGATTCTGAATCGAAACGTTTTTCTTTATGTGGAGCGCGTTCAGGAGCAATCGTAACTCGCAATCAAGAATTCATGAATGTAGCGATGCGTTTTGCACAAGCTCGTTTAAGTCCAGTAGAATTATCACAATATATGGCGACTTTAGCGCATCAAAATGTTGGAACATACTTTGAAGATTGTCGTGCAGAATATTTAAAACGTCGTGATGTTTTAGTCAACGGATTAAAAGAAATTCCAGGTGTAGTGGTTCCAAATCCAAAAGGAGCATTTTATTGCATGATTCAATTGCCAGTAGATAATGCCGAAAAATTTGCAATTTGGCTATTGGAGTCTTTTAATTCAAATGGTGAAACGGTAATGTTAGCACCAGGTGCTGGATTCTACAGTACACCAAATTCAGGGGTGCAAGAAGTTCGTTTGGCATATGTTTTAAAAGAGGAAGATTTGGTACGCTCAGTGGCGATTTTAAAAGAAGCTTTAGAGCAATATCCAGGTACAATTAGATAA
- the murB gene encoding UDP-N-acetylmuramate dehydrogenase produces the protein MNIIENFSLKLYNTFGVEAKADYFVEANSFTDLKKALLFRRQKNLEILFIGGGSNMLFVNDFKGLALKLNLKGIEIVKEDDDFVWVKAQGSENWHQFIQWTLTQDYGGLENLSLIPGNVGTAPIQNIGAYGVEAKDTITEVQALALETGDERIFTNEECHFGYRESIFKNELRGQYVLVAVTFKLSKRNHQLKTGYGAIQQELEAEGILHPTIQDVSNAVIRIRESKLPDPAQIGNSGSFFKNPVISKEKFEEVIAQHPTMVNYPTENGVKIAAGWLIEQAGWKGKRFGDAGVHDKQALVLVNHGKATGKEIYDLSEQIIQDIQSKFNITLEREVNMIK, from the coding sequence ATGAATATCATCGAAAATTTTTCTTTAAAATTATACAACACGTTTGGGGTAGAGGCGAAAGCAGATTATTTTGTAGAAGCCAACAGTTTTACGGATTTGAAAAAAGCATTGCTTTTTCGTCGTCAAAAGAATTTAGAAATTTTATTTATTGGCGGTGGAAGTAATATGCTTTTTGTGAATGATTTTAAAGGATTGGCTTTAAAATTAAACTTAAAAGGAATCGAAATTGTTAAGGAAGATGACGATTTTGTTTGGGTTAAAGCGCAAGGAAGTGAAAATTGGCATCAATTTATCCAATGGACATTGACACAGGATTATGGTGGATTGGAAAATTTATCTTTAATTCCTGGGAACGTAGGAACAGCTCCGATTCAAAATATTGGTGCTTATGGTGTTGAAGCAAAAGATACCATTACGGAAGTTCAAGCTTTAGCATTGGAAACAGGGGATGAACGAATCTTTACAAACGAAGAATGTCATTTTGGATACCGTGAATCCATTTTTAAAAATGAATTGAGAGGTCAATATGTTTTAGTGGCAGTAACGTTTAAATTATCGAAACGCAACCACCAATTAAAAACAGGGTATGGTGCGATTCAACAAGAATTGGAAGCGGAAGGAATTCTTCATCCAACCATTCAAGATGTGTCTAATGCCGTTATTCGTATCCGTGAATCGAAATTACCTGACCCCGCACAAATTGGAAATTCAGGGAGTTTCTTCAAGAATCCTGTGATTTCGAAAGAAAAGTTTGAAGAGGTAATTGCTCAACACCCAACCATGGTGAATTATCCAACTGAAAACGGAGTTAAAATTGCTGCAGGATGGTTAATTGAACAAGCGGGTTGGAAAGGTAAACGTTTTGGAGATGCCGGAGTGCATGATAAACAAGCTTTAGTTTTAGTGAATCATGGAAAAGCTACGGGGAAAGAAATTTATGATCTTTCTGAACAAATTATTCAAGATATTCAATCGAAATTCAATATTACACTCGAAAGAGAAGTTAACATGATCAAATAA